In Rhodopirellula sp. P2, the DNA window CTCCCGTCGCGATCAGGGAGACTCCGTTGTTCAGAAAATTGATCACTGGAGCGAACATCTTGGGCTGCAACGGACGCTTGACCAGCGGTCAAGGAACCAACCAACACGATCGCGGCGAGCGCCGCACGCCGGCAATTTCGCGTTGATGAAACGACGGCGACGGGAGACATCGCATTTGTGTGCGGACCGCCCATCGAAAGCGGTCGCACCCTGATGGAGCGAGACATCGAAAAGTCCTGTGGTTGGCTAGATCGAGCGATGAGATGAGACTCGACTTCGGCTTTCACCCTTCATGCTCCCACCGCAACCGTCGAAACCGGCGTCCACGTGCAGGGCATGGGAACATCGTAAGCCAAATGGCGAACGGTTTGGGAAGCAAACTCAAATCGAGATATCGACCGACGAGCAGGAATCGTGCCAGGAAACTGCAGTTGTCACTGGAATGGACGAATGCACAGCGCCGGTCACCCAGCCCGCTGGACGCGAACATTTCGCAACCGATCGGGAATCAACCACGCTGCTAGTTCTCCGCCCAAACCCGATCCCTTTCCCTGCCAAAACATTTTCCTGTGACCAGGCACTGGCAAGAAAAAGCGGGCTTCATCGCACTGGATCGAGAGCCCGCCTGAGGAAGTGCCCCAGCAAGAAAATTGCGTCGGCCAGTCGCTCGCGGAACAAGCGTTCCGAATCGATTGGCTGGCATTGCATTTGCATCGTCGAATGTTGACGAGTGAACCCCTTCATTGCCAGAAAGAAAGGACATCGACTGTGATCGCTTTTCCAACCAAAACGCAACTGATTGAAATCTTGGGACACGAACAAGGCGACTGCGTTTCCATCTTGATGGGCACCTACCAGTCGGGTCGCGACACCAACCAGAATTCCATTCGGTTCAAAAACTTGGTTCGCCAGGCGATCGAGGCATCCAAGAAGAAGAACAGCTCGTTGCTCCCCAAGCTGGAGGAATTGGCGAATCTTGCTCGCAACTCAACGTTCTGGCAATATCAAGCCGCTGGGCTGGCGATCTATGTCAGCGACCATTTCGAAGAACGAGTTCTGCTGAGCCATGATCCCGGCGAGTCCGTTTCAGTGGGCCCGGAGTTCAACGTACGACCAATCGCCAGCGTCGCATGCGGCGAAACCAACCTGTTGACACTCGCTCTCTCTTGGGAGCGTGCTCGTTTGTTCCGATCCGATGGTCACACGACCATGGAGATTGAAGACGAAATCTTCCCGCTAACAAAGGACGAGTTGGTCACCGCTCGAGATCCTGAAAAACAACTCCAGTTCTCAGCCCACGAATCCTTCGGGGGTGGCGGATCAGAAACCGTGATGTATCACGGGCACGGCAACGGAGAGGACAAGATCAAGGCTGACCGCCGTGCGTATCTCTCTCGCGTCGGTGAGCATGTCTCCAAACGTCTCTACAACACCGATCAACAACTCGTCGCGATCGCAACGGAAGAGGTGGCCGGACACTTTGATGCGACTGCCGAATCGGTTGAACTGGCTCAGTGCATTCATGTCAGTCCGGACGGGCTAACAGACTCTCAGCTGGTCGCACGCATCACCGCGTTTGCAAGAGAACACAATCAACACAACGATGATGTGTACGCCAATCAATTGGGATCCGCGATCGCTGACAACCAAGGCTCGGATGACTTGAAGGAGGTCGTGTTGGCAGCCACCGAGGGCCGAGTGGACACCTTGCTGCTCGGACAAGACAAACCAATCCTTGGGCACTGCGACGCGACCCGCCATCAGGTTTCACTGGACGAAAACAATGGCACTGATCTGTTGAACACCGCGGTTCGTCTCGCCCTGAAATCAGGCGGAACAGTGAGGCGTTTGCAGCGGACTTCTTCCAGCTCACCACTGGCAGCCATCTACCGCTACTGACGCGGACCACGCCGCTTCAGCACGGCAAATCCGACAATGAACATGTCTTATTTCCCGCAAGTGAGCGATAGCGATCGTTTATGATTGGCTGCTGAAGCGGAACGACGAGGACTCTGGCTGTCCGCTCAATCGGATCGCGAGGAATCGCCTCGCTCGCAGGGCTTGATTTGTTGGACGAAGATGCCAAAGCAGAAAGCGGTCGCTCTCCTCATCGAAACGTCCAACGCCTATGCGCGTGGGCTACTTGGCGGGATCGCCTCCTACATTCATGAGCATGACCTCTGGTCGATCTACTTGGTCGAACAAGAACGAGGGGCAGCGCCCCCCACTTGGTTGGATGATTGGGAAGGCGACGGGGTGATTGCCCGGATCGAGAATGAAGAAATTGCCTCCTCGATTCGCCGATTGAAGATCCCGGTTGTGGATGTCAGTGCCGCCCGCCGGATTCCCAATATCCCGTGGCTCGAGACCAATGACGTTGCCATCGGAGAATTGGCCTACCAACACTTCCGCGAACGCGGCTTTGAGAACTTCGCTTTTTGCGGCGAATCGAGATTCAACTGGTCGGTGCTCCGCCGCCAGGCCTTTGAAGCACGGGTGAAAGAAGACGGATTCGAGTGCTTTTCATTTGATTTCGATGTGGACGATCAACGTCCTCAATCGCTCAAACGCGAACGCGAACGGTTGGCGAAGTGGGTCTTGTCGCTCCAACACCCCATCGGGGTGCTGGCTTGTTACGACATCATGGCGCAGAAGATCTTGGATGTCTGTCGTTTGCACGGCATCAAAGTCCCCAGTGAACTCGCGTTGCTGGGCGTGGACAATGACGAACTGCTCTGCGACTTGTGCACGCCTCCGTTGTCCAGTGTCGTCCCCGCGGCCCATCAAACAGGCCGCGAAGCGGCAGGACTATTGGACGCAATGATGCGGGGCGAGGAGGTCGGTGCAGAACCGCACCTGATCGAACCCCTGGGCGTGGCGACTCGTCAATCAACCGACGTGCTGGCCATCAAAGACCCAGAGATTGCTGCCGCGGTCCGCTTCATTCGCGACCACTGTTGCGACGGCATCAACGTGCATGACGTCGTGAAAAAAGTCCCCCTCTCACGGCGCGTCTTTGAAAGCCGCTTTCTGGCGATGATGGGACGCACACCTCACCAAGAGATCACGCGGCGGCGGATCGAACGAGTGCGTTATCTGTTGATCGAAACAGACCTGACGCTCGTGCAGATCTCTCGCCGAACAGGATTTCAAAATCATGAATACATGAGCGTCGCGTTCCGACGCGTCATGGGACATCCGCCGGCCACCTACCGCCGCAAATTCCGGCAAGTCTAATCGGCTTTTTTCTGGCGGCACCAAGTCCGCAATCTCAGCATTTTCGTTCGTTCTGCGTTTAGCAGACTGTTGATTTAGTCAGCCGGAACCCGATAGCGTCCGGTTCGTCTCCGGTAACCGTGGGCTAGCCCGTCGGCTGATCTTTCGATCTACGAAACGTTTTCAATCAACACGCTGCTCGGGTCTCTGATATTTGAAGAACGATAGGGCGAGCAAATTTTCGCACGCGAATTGTCAAATCCACAAGCGGCGCGCTCGATCAAAAACGCGGAGAGGCGGAGGAGCGGAGATCGCGGAGGATATCAGTCGGCCGCATGACTCCGCGACCTCAGTTCACTCCGCGTTTCAACGCTCTGGTTTCGCAAGCCCATCC includes these proteins:
- a CDS encoding AraC family transcriptional regulator, with the translated sequence MPKQKAVALLIETSNAYARGLLGGIASYIHEHDLWSIYLVEQERGAAPPTWLDDWEGDGVIARIENEEIASSIRRLKIPVVDVSAARRIPNIPWLETNDVAIGELAYQHFRERGFENFAFCGESRFNWSVLRRQAFEARVKEDGFECFSFDFDVDDQRPQSLKRERERLAKWVLSLQHPIGVLACYDIMAQKILDVCRLHGIKVPSELALLGVDNDELLCDLCTPPLSSVVPAAHQTGREAAGLLDAMMRGEEVGAEPHLIEPLGVATRQSTDVLAIKDPEIAAAVRFIRDHCCDGINVHDVVKKVPLSRRVFESRFLAMMGRTPHQEITRRRIERVRYLLIETDLTLVQISRRTGFQNHEYMSVAFRRVMGHPPATYRRKFRQV
- a CDS encoding baeRF3 domain-containing protein, with the translated sequence MIAFPTKTQLIEILGHEQGDCVSILMGTYQSGRDTNQNSIRFKNLVRQAIEASKKKNSSLLPKLEELANLARNSTFWQYQAAGLAIYVSDHFEERVLLSHDPGESVSVGPEFNVRPIASVACGETNLLTLALSWERARLFRSDGHTTMEIEDEIFPLTKDELVTARDPEKQLQFSAHESFGGGGSETVMYHGHGNGEDKIKADRRAYLSRVGEHVSKRLYNTDQQLVAIATEEVAGHFDATAESVELAQCIHVSPDGLTDSQLVARITAFAREHNQHNDDVYANQLGSAIADNQGSDDLKEVVLAATEGRVDTLLLGQDKPILGHCDATRHQVSLDENNGTDLLNTAVRLALKSGGTVRRLQRTSSSSPLAAIYRY